TTCTTGCAGTTTGAGAGGTAGCGTCATAAGTACTTCAAATGTTCCAGATTTTTTCTCTTCGGCAAAACTACGAGCTGAGATTACCGCAACCATCACTAAAAGCAACCAAGGCAGGATCGAGAAAATTGGGATCAAATCTGCTTGATCACGGATCAGAATATCGCGGATTGCCAGAAAGTTTACAAGGGCACCAAATATCCCTAATATAATAAAACCCGTAGGTGTGTTGAAATAAAAGGATAATTCTTTTTTGGCAATAGTTTTAATATTTTTCATTTCATTGTCACGTCGTGGAATATTTTTTCAAGTTTACCTTTTCTTTTTGGAACTTTATCGTCATAAACAATAGAGCCTTTATTTATAATAATCACTCTTGAACACATCGCCTCAACCTCTTGTAAGATATGCGTGGAGAGAATAACGGTCTTTTTCTTACCCAACTCTTTGATTAATCCCCTTATTTCTACCACCTGATTAGGGTCAAGACCAGAAGTGGGTTCATCAAGAATTAATATCTCTGGATTTCCTATGATGGAAGCGGCCAGTCCTACTCTTTGTTTATATCCTCGGGAAAGATTTTCTATCTTATGTTTAAGTTTTTCTTCTACACCGCAAACTTTTATTATGTTTTTGGTATTTGGGGAACTGGTTTTTGTTGATGCTATAAATCTAAGATATTCCTCCACAGTCATTTCGCTATACAGAGGGTTATTTTCTGGCAGGTAGCCAATGAGCTTGGCAGCTTTAACGCGGTCTTTATCTGGATTTACAGTGCCCACAGACACCTCTCCTGAGGAAGGGCGGGCAAATCCGGTGAGCATGCGCATAGTGGTTGTTTTACCTGCGCCATTGGGACCCAAGAACCCGACCACCTCTCCTTTACCTATACTGAAAGATACATTGTCTACAGCGGTAACTTGACCAAATTGTTTAGACACATTCTTAAGTTTGATCATGGTCACTTATTATAGCACTCATTTTAAAGGCAAGGTCTTTAATTTTATTAAAGGCCTTGCCTTTAATAATTTGATTAGCGCTTTATCTGTGATTTGCCCCAAACGGAAGGAGCGCTCTTATCTTCTTTAAGATATGTAAAAGCCGTGGCAGCCGCGCGCGCGCCTAAGCCCACAGCTGAGGCTATCTGTTCGATAGAAAAGCCGTAGTGAATCAGGTCGCCAGCTGCAAAAACGCCGGGGACATTGGTCTCTAAAGTCTGATTTACATGTACATATCCCCCCTTGTCCATCTTGACACCAATGGGGATCATGAGTGCAGATCCCGGAACACCGCCTATTTCAATAAAAAGTTTGTTCAGTTTAATTTCCTGTTTCTTACTATCACTATTTCCCTTGATAAATATATTTACTCCTGTTAATTCTTTGTCTGAGCCTGATATTTTCTCAACTAGCGCATTACATATAACAGTTATATTCTTGCTCTTTTCTACCTGATCAAGCCACACAGGATCTCCTCGAAGCTCACTACCTCGGTAGATAAGATAAACCTTGGAGGCAACCTGGGCAACCTGCACAGCCGCCTGAACAGCCGAGTTAGCTCCCCCTACAACGGCACAGATCTGTCCCTTGTAGTCCTGCTTTTCACACGTTGCACAATACAGCACGCCTTTGCCAGTGTACTCTACTTCGCCAGGAATATTCAGCTTTCTTCTTTCCATCCCTGTTGCAAGAATAATAGACTTACATGTAAAGGCTTCGCCTTTATATGTTTGGATTTTGAACTTATGATCCTTAATTTGCTCTATTCTAATGACTTCATCTTCGATGAGCTCTCCGTTTACATCAGCGTCCACTTCTTTTGCGCGCTTTGCCGCTTGCTTGACCATGCGCTCCGTTAACTCTTTTCCAGTAATATCTTCAAAGCCAGGATAGTTTAGGATATCTGGAGCTAGCTGGAGTTGACCGCCAACGGTTTTGCCAATAATAATATGAGAAAGATGAAAACAAGAACAGTAGATAGAAGCCGTTAATCCAGCTGGACCCGCTCCTATTATGATTACATCTAATGGTTCAGTATTCATGTGTCAATTATACTTCTTTTGTTGTTTTAACCTTTGCAAGGTTAAACCATTGTAGAGAATCGTATGCGGCCTGGTTTGAAGTACGATAATCATGACCTGCCTCTTTATATAAGACTAATTTAAAATTTGATTTGCTTTGTGGATGTGTTGTGATTAGCTGTTTATGGAAACTTGCTGACTGTGAATAATCAATGCATTGATCATTTATCCCATGACCTATAAATATTTTTGTGTTGT
The window above is part of the Candidatus Roizmanbacteria bacterium CG_4_9_14_0_2_um_filter_38_17 genome. Proteins encoded here:
- a CDS encoding thioredoxin reductase — protein: MNTEPLDVIIIGAGPAGLTASIYCSCFHLSHIIIGKTVGGQLQLAPDILNYPGFEDITGKELTERMVKQAAKRAKEVDADVNGELIEDEVIRIEQIKDHKFKIQTYKGEAFTCKSIILATGMERRKLNIPGEVEYTGKGVLYCATCEKQDYKGQICAVVGGANSAVQAAVQVAQVASKVYLIYRGSELRGDPVWLDQVEKSKNITVICNALVEKISGSDKELTGVNIFIKGNSDSKKQEIKLNKLFIEIGGVPGSALMIPIGVKMDKGGYVHVNQTLETNVPGVFAAGDLIHYGFSIEQIASAVGLGARAAATAFTYLKEDKSAPSVWGKSQIKR
- a CDS encoding multidrug ABC transporter ATP-binding protein, which translates into the protein MIKLKNVSKQFGQVTAVDNVSFSIGKGEVVGFLGPNGAGKTTTMRMLTGFARPSSGEVSVGTVNPDKDRVKAAKLIGYLPENNPLYSEMTVEEYLRFIASTKTSSPNTKNIIKVCGVEEKLKHKIENLSRGYKQRVGLAASIIGNPEILILDEPTSGLDPNQVVEIRGLIKELGKKKTVILSTHILQEVEAMCSRVIIINKGSIVYDDKVPKRKGKLEKIFHDVTMK